A region from the Sphingomonas brevis genome encodes:
- the bufB gene encoding MNIO family bufferin maturase translates to MTPTAGLSFKPVHYEQAMACPAAGLWFEVHAENYMVEGGPRLAMLDALRQRFPLSFHGVGLSLAGIDEPDRDHLARFKRLIDRFEPFLVSEHLAWSRHDGTCFPDLLPFPRTNEALDVIVRNIDITQSALGRQILIENPSLYMKLEGHDWPESLFLAELVKRTGCGLLIDVNNVFVSATNLGFNPISYLDALPRGVIGEIHLAGHSADPLLGDALLIDSHDAPISEEVWQLYDWLLARCGADRPPTLIERDESIPAFNVLLAERDKAAAMMAGTREVCHA, encoded by the coding sequence ATGACCCCGACTGCCGGACTGAGCTTCAAGCCCGTCCATTACGAACAGGCGATGGCCTGTCCGGCGGCCGGGCTGTGGTTCGAAGTCCATGCCGAAAATTATATGGTCGAAGGCGGCCCTCGCCTGGCGATGCTCGACGCGCTGCGCCAGCGCTTCCCATTGTCTTTTCACGGAGTCGGCCTTTCCCTGGCCGGCATCGACGAACCGGATCGCGATCATCTCGCCCGCTTCAAGCGGCTGATCGATCGCTTTGAGCCGTTCCTTGTCTCCGAGCATCTCGCCTGGTCGCGCCACGACGGCACCTGCTTTCCCGACCTGCTGCCATTTCCGCGCACCAATGAGGCGCTGGATGTCATCGTCCGTAACATCGACATCACCCAGTCCGCGCTTGGTCGTCAGATCCTGATCGAAAACCCTTCGCTTTATATGAAGCTTGAGGGGCACGATTGGCCCGAAAGCCTGTTCCTGGCCGAGTTGGTAAAGCGCACGGGCTGCGGACTGCTGATCGACGTCAACAATGTGTTCGTCAGCGCAACCAATCTCGGCTTCAATCCGATCTCCTACCTCGATGCGCTGCCGCGCGGCGTCATCGGCGAGATCCACTTGGCTGGCCATTCTGCGGACCCGCTGCTGGGCGACGCATTGCTGATCGACAGCCACGACGCGCCAATCTCCGAAGAGGTGTGGCAGCTGTATGACTGGCTGCTCGCGCGTTGCGGCGCCGATCGCCCACCTACCCTCATAGAACGCGATGAATCCATTCCGGCGTTCAATGTGCTGCTAGCCGAGCGCGATAAAGCCGCTGCGATGATGGCGGGCACCCGCGAGGTTTGCCATGCCTGA
- a CDS encoding HvfC/BufC N-terminal domain-containing protein, translating to MPDLASFQRDFAQALMTDGEAVPSLQSQAFAVYRNTSARGAVEALRASYPTVDMLLGDEAFTQVALEFRHEQPPKGPVLSDYGRDFAGFLRCQPWTCELPYLADVARLDWLWLESFLAPDAIAKPLQPSPAARIALHPAARFAWTATPAMTIWLAHRDPWSIAELEPDWVEEGALFTRSGSSVRAEPIDAALHQLLTECVVPTSVAGLVEKVATAFPTANLPELLRQGVAAGALLLT from the coding sequence ATGCCTGACCTGGCAAGCTTTCAGCGCGACTTCGCCCAGGCCTTGATGACAGACGGCGAGGCCGTACCGTCACTCCAGTCTCAGGCATTCGCCGTATATCGCAATACCTCGGCACGAGGTGCGGTCGAGGCACTGCGCGCTTCTTACCCGACGGTCGACATGCTGCTGGGGGATGAAGCCTTCACCCAGGTCGCGCTGGAATTTCGCCACGAGCAGCCGCCGAAGGGTCCCGTGCTATCGGACTACGGCCGCGACTTCGCAGGCTTCCTGCGATGTCAGCCCTGGACCTGCGAACTGCCCTATCTCGCCGATGTGGCCCGCCTCGACTGGCTGTGGCTGGAATCGTTCTTGGCTCCGGATGCGATAGCAAAGCCGTTGCAGCCGAGCCCGGCGGCGCGGATCGCTTTGCACCCCGCGGCCCGCTTTGCCTGGACCGCGACGCCTGCCATGACCATCTGGCTTGCCCATCGCGATCCTTGGTCGATCGCCGAGCTTGAGCCCGACTGGGTCGAGGAAGGCGCGCTGTTCACCAGGTCCGGCTCTTCCGTCCGGGCCGAGCCGATCGATGCCGCACTTCACCAGCTGCTGACCGAATGCGTTGTTCCGACGTCCGTCGCCGGCCTCGTGGAAAAGGTCGCGACAGCATTCCCCACCGCCAACCTTCCCGAACTCCTGCGCCAAGGCGTCGCCGCCGGCGCGCTCCTCCTCACGTGA
- a CDS encoding lysine--tRNA ligase has translation MQLGDAGTKGQQLRDEAIRNAAMTSKAWPYEEARKLLKRWAPDGPFGAKDGPVIFETGYGPSGLPHIGTFNEVLRTTMVRHAYEELTGGAATRLIAFSDDMDGLRKVPDNVPQQDMLTNYLGMPLTKVPDPFGEYESFAHHNNAMLRRFLDRFGFEYEFASSTEYYASGRFDETIKQILGKWDEVMGVMLPTLREERRQTYSPVLPISPTSGRVLQVPVRVVDAGAGTIAFTDEDGSQVEQSALSGKSKLQWKVDWALRWVALGVDYEMAGKDLIDSVIQSGKITRVLGGRPPEGFNYEMFLDEKGEKISKSKGNGLSLDEWLTYGNEESLSFFAYREPRKAKSLHIGVIPRAVDEYYQFRGNYPAQPVEQQLGNPVHHIHGGKVPTDRLPVSYGLLLNLAGVLGAQATPERLAEYVENYLGGPTDSKELTKLIDLAVNYARDFVAPTLKRRAPQGHEVDALKGLDSELAKLAPDTPGDEIQNIVFEVGKRYPFESLRHWFQALYETLLGSPQGPRMGSFIALYGIDNSRRLIAEALAAVEA, from the coding sequence ATGCAGCTTGGCGATGCGGGAACGAAAGGGCAACAGTTGCGCGACGAAGCGATCCGAAATGCGGCCATGACCAGCAAGGCCTGGCCCTATGAGGAAGCGCGCAAGCTTTTGAAGCGCTGGGCCCCTGATGGTCCTTTTGGCGCCAAGGATGGGCCGGTGATTTTCGAGACGGGCTATGGCCCGTCGGGCCTGCCGCACATCGGCACGTTTAACGAAGTGCTGCGGACGACGATGGTCCGCCACGCCTATGAAGAACTTACCGGCGGCGCGGCGACCCGGCTGATCGCGTTCAGCGACGACATGGATGGTCTGCGCAAGGTCCCGGACAATGTCCCGCAGCAGGATATGCTGACCAACTACCTCGGCATGCCGCTGACCAAGGTGCCCGACCCGTTCGGCGAATATGAGAGTTTCGCGCATCACAACAATGCGATGCTGCGGCGCTTTCTCGATCGTTTCGGCTTCGAATATGAGTTCGCTTCGTCGACCGAATATTATGCGTCGGGGCGGTTCGACGAAACCATCAAGCAGATCCTCGGCAAGTGGGACGAGGTGATGGGGGTGATGCTGCCGACGCTGCGCGAAGAGCGGCGCCAGACCTATTCGCCGGTGCTGCCGATCTCGCCGACTAGCGGCAGGGTGCTTCAGGTGCCGGTGCGGGTCGTAGACGCCGGGGCGGGCACGATCGCCTTCACCGACGAGGACGGCAGCCAGGTCGAGCAGTCGGCGCTGTCGGGCAAGTCGAAGCTGCAGTGGAAGGTCGACTGGGCGCTGCGTTGGGTGGCGCTGGGCGTCGACTATGAAATGGCCGGCAAGGACCTGATCGACAGCGTTATCCAGTCCGGCAAGATCACGCGCGTGCTCGGCGGCCGGCCGCCCGAGGGCTTCAATTACGAGATGTTCCTCGACGAAAAAGGCGAGAAAATCTCTAAGTCGAAGGGCAACGGACTCAGCCTCGATGAATGGCTGACCTATGGCAATGAAGAGAGCCTGTCCTTCTTCGCCTATCGCGAACCGCGCAAGGCCAAGAGCCTGCACATCGGCGTGATCCCGCGCGCGGTCGACGAATATTACCAGTTTCGCGGCAATTACCCGGCTCAGCCGGTCGAACAGCAACTCGGCAATCCGGTCCACCATATCCATGGCGGCAAGGTGCCGACGGATCGACTGCCAGTGTCATATGGTCTGTTGCTGAACCTGGCAGGCGTGCTGGGCGCGCAAGCCACTCCGGAACGGCTCGCCGAATATGTCGAAAACTACCTTGGTGGACCGACCGACAGCAAGGAACTGACCAAGCTGATCGATCTTGCGGTCAATTATGCGCGCGATTTCGTCGCTCCCACCCTGAAGCGCCGAGCCCCGCAAGGACATGAGGTCGACGCGCTCAAGGGTCTCGACTCCGAGCTTGCCAAGCTGGCGCCGGACACGCCGGGCGACGAAATCCAGAATATCGTGTTCGAGGTCGGCAAGCGCTATCCGTTCGAAAGCCTGCGCCATTGGTTCCAGGCGCTATATGAGACGTTGCTGGGATCGCCGCAGGGGCCGCGGATGGGCAGCTTCATCGCGCTTTACGGGATCGACAATAGCCGGCGCCTGATCGCGGAGGCGCTGGCGGCAGTCGAGGCCTAA
- a CDS encoding BufA1 family periplasmic bufferin-type metallophore, giving the protein MLKTAITAAALTAFAATAATAGPAKPQPNADKCYGVSLAGKNDCAAGPGTSCAGTSKRNYAGNAWKFVAKGTCTAIKTPKGLGSLTPKAG; this is encoded by the coding sequence ATGTTGAAGACCGCTATCACTGCAGCCGCGCTGACTGCCTTTGCCGCCACCGCGGCGACGGCGGGCCCGGCCAAGCCGCAGCCGAATGCAGACAAATGCTATGGCGTTTCGCTCGCCGGCAAGAATGACTGTGCTGCCGGCCCGGGCACCAGCTGTGCAGGTACGTCGAAGCGCAACTATGCCGGCAATGCCTGGAAGTTCGTCGCCAAGGGTACCTGCACCGCGATCAAGACGCCCAAGGGCCTCGGCTCGCTGACCCCGAAGGCTGGCTAA
- a CDS encoding YHS domain-containing (seleno)protein, translating into MRKDVVKLAFLALSLVVVPTAVPAANHPAPAVYSASDGLAAGGYDVTAYFTDGKAVRGSAKHELMLQGVTWRFASKEGKARFQANPSAYAPQFGGYCAWAVSQGYLASGDPEQWKIVNGKLYLNFNARAKELWEADQAAAIGRGDANWPAVLTKNQDNP; encoded by the coding sequence ATGCGTAAGGATGTTGTGAAGTTGGCGTTCCTGGCCCTGTCGCTGGTCGTTGTACCGACCGCCGTGCCTGCGGCAAACCATCCGGCACCGGCAGTCTATTCCGCTTCGGACGGTCTTGCTGCCGGAGGCTATGACGTCACCGCTTATTTCACGGACGGCAAGGCTGTCCGTGGCAGCGCCAAGCATGAGCTGATGCTTCAAGGTGTAACGTGGCGGTTCGCATCCAAGGAAGGCAAGGCTCGCTTCCAAGCGAACCCGTCCGCCTATGCGCCGCAATTTGGCGGCTACTGCGCCTGGGCCGTAAGCCAGGGCTATCTGGCCTCAGGCGATCCGGAACAGTGGAAGATCGTAAACGGCAAACTCTACCTGAACTTCAATGCCCGGGCGAAGGAGTTGTGGGAAGCCGACCAGGCGGCCGCAATCGGGCGCGGCGACGCCAACTGGCCCGCGGTCCTTACCAAGAACCAGGACAATCCGTGA
- a CDS encoding DoxX family protein — protein MATITEIAPASAYQRLTGIAERMLSPSLLLIVQRFGIAAVFFQSGRTKVEGIFTIPDTTIELFRSEYALPLLPPELAAYMAAGAEHLFPVLLVLGLFTRLSAAALLGMTLVIQTFVYPDAWPTHLSWAGLMLPLIALGGGRFSLDRPLRIS, from the coding sequence ATGGCCACCATTACCGAAATCGCGCCCGCTTCAGCCTATCAGCGATTGACCGGCATTGCCGAACGCATGCTCTCGCCGTCCTTGCTACTCATCGTGCAGCGGTTCGGCATCGCAGCGGTCTTCTTCCAATCCGGAAGGACCAAGGTCGAGGGTATCTTCACGATCCCCGACACCACCATCGAGTTGTTCCGCAGCGAATATGCGCTGCCGCTTCTGCCTCCAGAGCTCGCCGCCTACATGGCGGCGGGGGCCGAGCACCTATTCCCGGTCCTACTGGTGCTCGGCCTTTTTACCCGTTTGTCGGCTGCGGCGCTGCTCGGCATGACGCTGGTCATCCAGACGTTCGTCTATCCCGATGCCTGGCCGACGCACCTCAGCTGGGCGGGACTCATGCTGCCGCTGATAGCCCTGGGCGGAGGCCGCTTTTCGCTCGACCGGCCGCTCCGAATTTCCTGA